In the genome of Candidatus Nezhaarchaeota archaeon, one region contains:
- a CDS encoding plasmid partition protein ParG — MVKNLHVQLDDELFKELKVKCAVQGVKVSQVVRKLIKQWVEDSNA, encoded by the coding sequence TTGGTCAAGAACCTACACGTTCAACTGGACGACGAGCTGTTCAAGGAGCTTAAGGTAAAGTGCGCAGTGCAGGGGGTCAAGGTTAGCCAGGTAGTGAGGAAGCTAATTAAGCAATGGGTGGAGGATAGCAATGCTTAG
- a CDS encoding ABC transporter ATP-binding protein: MGDYRAVLGGVVVKGERELRLAGYAVMADKLVKEVRLKGGRRLRVLDEVSFKVPLEAKVAIVGPSGCGKTVLLKVISTIYIPDSGEVRVFGLDVVKQAGRVRRLLSFVSPSLDFHKKLTIDETLRFFSKVQGSNPEPAYQFLDFIKMGGLRERAIGGLSEGQKAAVRLAIGLMKRPKLLLLDEPTANLDVARKELVVEYLKKNVREATVMMVDHDPKVVTRLCDQVILMRTGGRVIKSCGIETLLNSFPFKYRFNIKVYSKSQLPKEALSKLGYPFQTVGNIVRFLLSSREEVKELIGKLISKRGLLSFEVSQVSMEDVYYWMTQHIKEAEEAKELKEASATSNASKGSS; this comes from the coding sequence GTGGGGGACTATAGAGCAGTACTAGGGGGTGTCGTAGTGAAGGGAGAAAGGGAGCTACGCTTAGCGGGGTACGCAGTTATGGCGGATAAGCTAGTCAAGGAGGTGAGGCTTAAGGGGGGGCGGAGGCTTAGGGTGCTCGACGAAGTTAGCTTTAAAGTACCCCTGGAGGCCAAGGTGGCCATCGTAGGGCCTAGCGGCTGCGGTAAGACCGTGCTGCTTAAAGTAATCTCTACAATCTACATCCCAGATTCTGGGGAAGTAAGGGTCTTCGGCCTAGACGTAGTTAAGCAGGCGGGTAGAGTTAGGAGGTTATTGAGCTTCGTTTCACCTAGCCTAGATTTCCATAAGAAGTTGACGATCGACGAAACCCTCAGATTCTTCTCTAAGGTCCAAGGCTCCAACCCTGAGCCTGCCTATCAATTCCTAGACTTCATTAAGATGGGGGGGCTGCGCGAACGCGCCATCGGGGGCCTAAGCGAGGGGCAGAAGGCAGCGGTAAGGCTAGCCATAGGCTTAATGAAGCGGCCTAAGCTCCTCCTCTTAGACGAGCCTACTGCTAACCTAGACGTGGCGAGGAAGGAGCTAGTAGTCGAGTACCTGAAGAAGAATGTTAGGGAGGCGACGGTGATGATGGTTGACCACGACCCTAAGGTAGTTACGAGGCTCTGCGACCAAGTAATATTGATGAGGACCGGGGGGAGGGTAATTAAGAGCTGTGGGATCGAGACGCTGCTAAATAGCTTCCCCTTTAAGTACCGGTTCAACATCAAGGTCTACTCTAAGTCGCAGCTTCCTAAGGAGGCCTTAAGTAAGCTAGGGTACCCCTTCCAGACAGTGGGAAACATAGTGCGCTTCCTACTTTCCAGCAGAGAGGAGGTCAAGGAGCTGATAGGCAAGCTAATTAGTAAGAGGGGCCTCCTCTCCTTCGAGGTCTCTCAAGTGAGCATGGAGGACGTCTACTACTGGATGACGCAGCACATTAAGGAGGCTGAGGAGGCTAAAGAGCTTAAGGAGGCTAGCGCTACGTCTAACGCCAGTAAAGGTAGTAGTTAA
- a CDS encoding nucleotidyltransferase domain-containing protein has protein sequence MLRDRDAVEAPEGIVFRVYGYDHPPEAYICDVEYAREDAYRSMEARAVREGPRGRYYKFYEDQGLRFVKQHFPQYTLVHRALKESVVAVRRGIGEVRRADERLREIISVAEDPLIKSLQELLDLVQSQSWLKLDDFGVFGSLQHGFHHPLYSDIDLVVYGRRALRELRELLSEAYRRSPVLRNEFEEPLKPSKWRFHHYSFEEYVQHQRRKLIYGLFKPMSLERWIKVEFEPVRSWGEVVNEYELYSDVARGGMVAMVARVVDDQDSGFMPSIYLIEVEEVLEGPSEAFEAERVVSYVEEFRLQASRDDKIFVKGWLERVSGRRELVQVVLTRRERYYEQVLKLSKL, from the coding sequence ATGCTGAGAGATAGAGACGCTGTAGAGGCGCCTGAGGGCATAGTCTTTAGGGTCTATGGCTACGACCACCCCCCCGAGGCCTACATCTGCGACGTTGAGTACGCTCGCGAAGACGCCTATAGGAGTATGGAGGCTAGGGCCGTGCGTGAAGGGCCCAGGGGGAGGTACTATAAGTTCTACGAGGACCAGGGGTTACGTTTCGTAAAGCAACACTTCCCCCAGTACACCTTAGTTCATAGGGCGTTGAAGGAAAGCGTGGTCGCGGTTAGGAGAGGTATTGGGGAAGTGAGGAGGGCTGATGAGAGGCTCCGCGAAATAATTAGCGTAGCCGAGGACCCCTTAATTAAGAGCTTGCAGGAGCTCTTAGACCTGGTTCAAAGTCAAAGCTGGCTTAAGCTAGACGACTTCGGGGTCTTCGGCTCTCTTCAGCACGGCTTCCACCACCCGCTCTATAGCGACATAGACCTAGTGGTCTATGGGAGGAGGGCCTTGAGGGAGCTGAGGGAGCTCTTGAGCGAAGCTTACAGGAGGAGCCCAGTTCTACGAAATGAGTTTGAGGAGCCTTTAAAGCCTAGTAAGTGGAGGTTTCACCACTATTCCTTTGAGGAGTACGTTCAGCACCAGCGTAGAAAGCTCATCTACGGGCTATTTAAGCCTATGAGCCTAGAGAGGTGGATTAAGGTAGAGTTTGAGCCAGTTAGGTCGTGGGGCGAAGTGGTTAATGAGTACGAGCTATACAGCGACGTAGCCAGAGGGGGGATGGTAGCTATGGTGGCTAGGGTCGTAGACGACCAAGACTCAGGCTTCATGCCCTCGATCTACTTAATCGAGGTGGAGGAGGTATTAGAGGGCCCTAGCGAGGCTTTTGAGGCTGAGCGCGTAGTGTCCTACGTCGAGGAGTTTAGGCTCCAGGCCTCTAGGGACGATAAGATCTTCGTAAAGGGATGGCTAGAGAGAGTTAGTGGGCGTCGAGAGCTAGTCCAAGTAGTATTGACGAGGAGGGAGAGGTACTATGAGCAAGTATTGAAACTTAGCAAACTTTAA
- the glyS gene encoding glycine--tRNA ligase, with protein sequence MERGAKAEKVMELAQRRGFFWPSTELYGGVGGFLDFGPLGAVLKRKVEEKWRRWFVHRHQDLIVEIETPVVMIGRVFEASGHVEHFTDYVVDCTECRRKYRADHMVEEATGLRGLERLSPRELSQLIEERGVKCPECGGRLSEVKTFNLLFRTFIGPYTENVAYARPEAAQGMFVNFARVFRLMRGKLPLGIAQVGKVLRNEVSPRQGPIRLREFTIMELELFFNPEAPSCPFISAVEDVELPLLTEEDVEAGRKSPRRVKVREAVEEGLIKTEWNAYFMALSKSFLESLGVPSERQMFVAKLPGERAHYAVQVYDQLVNLERWGWVEVSGHAYRTDYDLKRHMEASGQDLSVYYGPGGLESRRLALKPVIEAIKESFGSEASRVLKELSSLSPERAYADLRSKGYVEVAGLKLTSSHLLVREEVEKASKCVVPHVAEPSFGAERLIYVVMEYAYTERNGRVVLSLPVDLAPIEVVVLPLLSRDGLPELAQRVYRLLADSGLRVDYDESGSIGRRYARADEVGVPVAVTIDYQSLVDGTVTLRNRDTWRQVRASINELPEKLKMYLSGRVAFEELGVSFKKSLS encoded by the coding sequence ATGGAGCGTGGCGCTAAGGCGGAGAAGGTAATGGAGCTTGCTCAGCGGAGAGGCTTCTTCTGGCCATCTACTGAGCTCTACGGTGGTGTTGGAGGCTTCCTGGACTTCGGCCCCCTGGGAGCCGTATTGAAGAGGAAGGTGGAGGAGAAGTGGCGTAGGTGGTTTGTCCATAGGCACCAGGACCTCATAGTTGAAATAGAGACCCCGGTCGTCATGATAGGCAGGGTGTTCGAGGCCTCAGGCCACGTCGAGCACTTCACAGATTACGTCGTTGATTGCACTGAGTGTAGGCGTAAGTATAGAGCTGATCACATGGTGGAGGAGGCTACTGGGCTGAGGGGTTTAGAGAGGCTGTCGCCAAGAGAGCTCTCTCAGCTAATAGAGGAGCGAGGCGTTAAGTGCCCTGAGTGCGGCGGCAGGCTGAGTGAAGTTAAGACCTTTAACTTGCTGTTTAGGACCTTCATAGGCCCCTACACGGAGAACGTTGCCTACGCTAGGCCTGAAGCAGCTCAAGGAATGTTCGTGAACTTCGCGAGGGTGTTTAGGCTCATGAGGGGGAAGCTCCCGCTAGGGATAGCTCAAGTAGGTAAAGTACTACGTAACGAGGTCTCCCCTAGACAGGGCCCCATTAGGCTGAGGGAGTTTACTATAATGGAGCTTGAGCTCTTCTTTAACCCCGAGGCCCCCTCCTGTCCCTTTATTAGCGCCGTCGAGGACGTAGAGCTCCCCCTTCTAACCGAAGAGGACGTAGAAGCTGGGCGTAAGAGCCCTAGGAGGGTCAAGGTCAGGGAGGCCGTTGAGGAGGGCTTAATTAAGACTGAGTGGAACGCCTACTTCATGGCCCTCTCGAAGAGCTTCCTAGAGTCCCTAGGCGTGCCTAGCGAGAGGCAGATGTTTGTTGCTAAGCTTCCAGGCGAGAGGGCGCATTACGCAGTGCAAGTCTACGATCAGCTAGTTAATCTTGAGCGCTGGGGGTGGGTTGAGGTATCTGGCCATGCCTATCGGACGGACTACGACCTCAAGAGGCACATGGAAGCGAGCGGCCAGGACTTGAGCGTTTACTATGGGCCAGGCGGCCTAGAGAGTAGGAGGCTGGCGCTAAAGCCCGTGATCGAGGCTATAAAGGAATCCTTCGGTAGTGAAGCCTCCCGAGTATTAAAGGAGCTCTCTAGCTTAAGCCCTGAGCGCGCGTACGCAGACTTGAGGTCGAAGGGGTACGTAGAGGTAGCCGGCCTTAAGCTCACCTCTAGCCACCTGTTAGTTAGGGAGGAGGTGGAGAAGGCTAGTAAGTGCGTCGTACCCCACGTAGCCGAGCCCTCCTTCGGAGCTGAGAGGCTTATCTACGTAGTAATGGAGTACGCTTATACTGAGCGCAATGGGAGGGTCGTGCTTAGCCTGCCCGTAGACTTAGCCCCTATCGAGGTAGTAGTCTTGCCCCTTCTAAGTCGAGACGGCCTACCTGAGCTAGCTCAGCGCGTCTACAGGCTGCTCGCTGACTCAGGGCTGAGGGTAGACTATGACGAGTCGGGCTCGATAGGTAGGCGGTACGCTAGGGCTGATGAAGTAGGAGTGCCCGTAGCCGTAACCATAGACTACCAGTCCTTAGTGGACGGTACAGTTACGCTGCGCAATCGCGATACGTGGAGACAGGTGAGGGCCTCTATTAATGAGCTACCCGAGAAGCTTAAGATGTACCTGTCTGGCAGGGTAGCCTTCGAGGAGCTAGGGGTGAGCTTTAAAAAGAGCTTAAGCTAG
- the speB gene encoding agmatinase, whose product MEELDIFVNPSPYVFKGAQAPFTSAKVVILGAPFDSTSTYRPGSRFAPSAIREASANIEGYSWRAKIDSEVVATHDLGDLVVVQGDTRATLSRLERIAQRLRGAGKLPIIVGGEHTIAYGAVVGLGKPALLCFDAHLDLRDEYPAGIKLSHATVVRRLIEVLGCGAVFMVGVRAACLEEVKYVEEKGLRILTSWEVEELGPVEVARRIREWALRFDKLYVSIDLDALDPSYAPGVANPEPEGLRPSLLLDVLNLTLDQRVVGLDLVEVSPPYDNGLASIHAAKILLEAVAYLSRRATRP is encoded by the coding sequence ATGGAGGAGCTGGACATATTCGTAAACCCATCTCCATACGTATTTAAGGGGGCCCAGGCCCCCTTTACTTCAGCCAAGGTGGTTATCCTAGGGGCTCCTTTCGACTCAACGTCGACCTATAGGCCAGGCTCTAGGTTCGCGCCATCAGCCATAAGGGAGGCTAGCGCTAACATTGAGGGCTATAGCTGGAGGGCTAAGATAGACTCTGAAGTCGTAGCGACTCACGATTTAGGGGACTTAGTGGTCGTCCAGGGAGATACTAGGGCGACTCTAAGTAGGCTAGAGAGGATAGCGCAGAGGCTGAGGGGGGCCGGGAAGCTTCCAATCATAGTGGGGGGAGAGCACACCATAGCCTACGGGGCCGTAGTGGGGCTAGGTAAGCCAGCCCTACTATGCTTCGATGCCCACTTAGATTTAAGGGACGAGTACCCGGCGGGGATTAAGCTGAGCCATGCTACAGTGGTTAGGAGGCTAATTGAAGTACTAGGCTGCGGCGCCGTGTTCATGGTGGGGGTTAGGGCTGCTTGCTTAGAGGAAGTTAAGTACGTCGAGGAGAAGGGGTTGAGGATACTTACCAGCTGGGAAGTAGAGGAACTAGGGCCAGTAGAGGTAGCTAGGAGAATAAGGGAGTGGGCGCTGAGGTTCGATAAGCTCTACGTCAGCATAGACCTCGACGCCCTGGACCCGTCGTACGCCCCGGGGGTAGCCAATCCCGAACCCGAGGGCTTAAGGCCGAGCTTGCTCCTAGACGTCTTAAACTTAACCTTAGATCAAAGAGTAGTAGGCCTAGACCTAGTCGAAGTATCCCCTCCCTACGATAACGGGCTCGCGTCAATCCACGCGGCCAAGATCCTGCTGGAGGCCGTTGCCTACCTCTCGAGGAGAGCTACAAGGCCTTAA
- a CDS encoding DNA-directed RNA polymerase subunit P translates to MPYRCGKCNRVFTKEELDRIPWVRCPYCDSRVIYKVRPPVVKRIKAL, encoded by the coding sequence ATGCCCTATAGGTGTGGCAAGTGTAATAGAGTATTCACTAAAGAGGAGCTCGATAGGATACCGTGGGTTAGGTGCCCATATTGCGACTCTAGAGTTATATACAAAGTAAGGCCCCCTGTGGTTAAAAGGATTAAGGCCTTGTAG
- a CDS encoding translation initiation factor: protein MSGTCPICGLPKDLCVCEAIAKEQQIIRVYVEKRKWNRDVTIIEGIDDKSLDLRGIAGKLKAACACGGTAKNGRIELQGDHRSKVKDFLVGLGFPAENISVE, encoded by the coding sequence ATGAGCGGAACCTGCCCTATCTGCGGTCTTCCTAAGGACCTCTGTGTGTGTGAAGCGATAGCGAAGGAGCAGCAGATCATCAGGGTCTACGTAGAGAAGCGTAAGTGGAATAGGGATGTCACGATAATAGAGGGGATAGATGATAAAAGCCTCGATTTAAGGGGGATCGCGGGGAAGCTAAAGGCAGCCTGCGCCTGCGGGGGTACAGCTAAGAACGGTAGGATAGAGCTTCAGGGAGATCACAGGAGTAAGGTTAAGGACTTCCTAGTGGGGCTTGGCTTCCCAGCAGAAAATATAAGCGTAGAGTAA
- a CDS encoding Hsp20/alpha crystallin family protein → MSYWDEWFRRRRQWLSSWIEELGRMIEETFRDIVEAAPRELYREHKFPDGSVVRTLGPLVYGYVATLGPDGKPRISEFGNFKPGLAGLLKPTGEREPLVDVIPSDKAVQVVAEIPGVEKDSIKLEATEDELTIEAESDRYKYKKVVKLPFKVDPKQAKATYKNGVLEVILNRVEERPRGERVKVE, encoded by the coding sequence GTGAGCTATTGGGATGAGTGGTTTAGGAGGAGGCGCCAGTGGCTTTCCTCTTGGATTGAGGAGCTAGGCAGGATGATAGAGGAGACCTTTAGGGACATCGTAGAAGCAGCTCCGAGGGAGCTCTACCGCGAGCACAAGTTTCCTGATGGAAGCGTGGTTAGGACCCTAGGGCCCTTGGTGTACGGGTACGTGGCCACCCTAGGCCCTGACGGTAAGCCTAGAATCAGCGAGTTTGGCAACTTTAAACCTGGCCTCGCGGGCCTCCTTAAGCCCACGGGGGAGAGGGAGCCCCTAGTCGATGTGATCCCGAGCGATAAGGCAGTTCAAGTAGTCGCTGAGATACCGGGGGTGGAGAAGGATAGTATTAAGCTCGAGGCCACGGAGGACGAGCTAACCATAGAGGCTGAGTCAGATAGGTACAAGTATAAGAAGGTGGTGAAGCTGCCCTTCAAGGTAGATCCTAAGCAAGCTAAGGCTACTTACAAGAACGGCGTCCTAGAGGTCATACTCAATAGGGTCGAGGAGAGGCCTAGAGGAGAGCGGGTTAAAGTAGAGTGA
- a CDS encoding Coenzyme F420 hydrogenase/dehydrogenase, beta subunit C-terminal domain, translating to MSAKPKKKVFATLLTEVVKPGLCSSCGGCVAACPVNALVMEGERPKIVGQCVLCEVCYHSCPQTEVPYSVVERSLFGRERSSEEIIGVYREAYSAKTKLEEVSKVAQDGGVVTTVLIHALKSGLVEAAVVAGTKGGPWRGWPMVALTPEEAVKGAGTKYTPSPNLIGLAEAVKDYVKSRVAFVGTPCQVRAVRQMQFNSKGCLKLGERVVVAIGLFCMESFNYEKLMGEFLKSKGYSPSDISKFAITKGKFIAYSAGKEVVNVPLAEVKGCVRESCHHCQDFTSELADLSVGSVGSPDGWSTVIVRTEAGGRLLKEAVEGGLLEAKPISEVKPGLSLVLKLSQRKREQAAKGT from the coding sequence TTGTCGGCTAAGCCGAAGAAGAAGGTGTTTGCCACCCTGCTAACGGAGGTGGTTAAGCCTGGGCTCTGCTCTTCATGCGGAGGGTGCGTAGCAGCCTGTCCAGTCAACGCCCTAGTTATGGAAGGCGAGAGGCCGAAGATCGTAGGGCAGTGCGTGCTTTGTGAAGTATGCTACCACAGCTGTCCTCAGACAGAGGTTCCTTATAGCGTTGTGGAGAGGAGCCTCTTTGGGAGAGAGCGTAGCTCTGAAGAGATAATTGGAGTCTATCGCGAAGCCTACTCCGCCAAGACGAAGCTTGAGGAGGTTAGCAAGGTAGCTCAAGACGGTGGGGTAGTCACTACAGTACTCATCCACGCCCTTAAGAGTGGCTTAGTAGAGGCTGCTGTAGTAGCTGGGACCAAGGGAGGGCCGTGGAGAGGCTGGCCGATGGTGGCACTGACTCCCGAGGAGGCAGTAAAGGGGGCTGGGACTAAGTATACCCCTAGCCCCAACTTAATCGGGCTGGCGGAGGCCGTTAAGGACTACGTGAAGAGCAGGGTGGCCTTCGTAGGCACCCCCTGCCAAGTTAGAGCAGTTAGACAGATGCAGTTTAACTCGAAGGGCTGCTTAAAGCTGGGCGAGAGGGTCGTCGTGGCAATAGGCCTATTCTGCATGGAGAGCTTCAACTACGAGAAGCTCATGGGGGAGTTCCTAAAGTCTAAGGGGTACTCGCCGAGCGACATAAGCAAGTTCGCGATAACTAAGGGGAAGTTCATAGCCTACTCAGCTGGGAAAGAGGTAGTTAACGTGCCGCTCGCTGAAGTTAAGGGCTGCGTCAGAGAGAGCTGCCACCACTGTCAAGACTTCACCTCTGAGCTAGCCGATCTCTCAGTGGGCTCGGTGGGGAGCCCTGATGGATGGAGCACCGTCATAGTTAGGACCGAGGCGGGGGGGAGGCTGCTTAAGGAGGCTGTGGAGGGAGGCCTCTTAGAAGCAAAGCCGATATCAGAGGTAAAGCCAGGGCTAAGCTTAGTCCTAAAGCTATCCCAGAGAAAGAGAGAGCAGGCAGCTAAGGGTACGTAG
- a CDS encoding nicotinamide-nucleotide adenylyltransferase, translating to MKRGLYIGRFQPFHKGHLEALKWILSQCDEVIIGIGSAQFSHQLDNLFTAGERIEMIRRVLVKEGVLDRCLTVPIPDVGQHSIWVSVVRQYCPKFDEVFTNEPLTKRLFVEAGFKTSSIPQFKREEFDATRIRKLMAEGGDWERYVPDEVASFIKEIGGVERLRDLLKSDKTKSGPK from the coding sequence TTGAAGAGGGGGCTGTATATTGGGCGCTTCCAGCCCTTCCACAAAGGACACCTTGAGGCTTTAAAGTGGATACTTTCCCAGTGCGACGAGGTGATTATAGGCATCGGGTCAGCTCAATTCAGCCACCAGCTCGACAACTTATTTACAGCCGGGGAGCGGATTGAGATGATTAGGAGGGTTTTAGTTAAGGAGGGGGTTCTAGATAGATGCCTCACGGTCCCCATCCCTGACGTAGGGCAGCACTCAATATGGGTCAGCGTAGTCCGCCAATACTGCCCCAAGTTTGACGAGGTATTTACCAACGAGCCGTTGACTAAGAGGCTCTTCGTGGAGGCTGGCTTTAAGACCTCCTCCATCCCTCAGTTTAAACGAGAGGAGTTTGACGCAACTAGGATTAGGAAGCTTATGGCTGAAGGGGGGGATTGGGAGAGGTACGTACCTGACGAGGTGGCCTCATTCATTAAGGAGATAGGCGGCGTTGAGAGGCTCCGCGACCTTCTTAAGAGCGATAAGACGAAGAGTGGCCCTAAGTAG
- a CDS encoding methyltransferase domain-containing protein, with protein sequence MASRPTDRESLVIREVAKCFNSIARDYVSKRRRPWGQLLEPLKGAGVFLDVGSGGGRHAAYMVKQGAEGVCLDLAISMLKQARELEPRLHLVRGDMRELPFREECFDAALYIASIHHVPTKRLRLKAMAEAKRVLKPRGLLLVTAWSRWQLSMLGRMLKAWLRGSPWFFEAGDVEVPWTYRGRRYVRFYHLFTKRELRQLVEGVGLKIHLVKGFSPRPSLLPQNYVALASKEVGGHSAAEEAS encoded by the coding sequence TTGGCTAGTAGGCCTACGGATAGAGAGAGCCTAGTCATTAGGGAGGTCGCTAAGTGCTTCAACTCAATAGCTAGGGACTATGTGTCAAAGAGGAGGAGGCCCTGGGGCCAGCTACTGGAGCCTCTTAAGGGGGCGGGGGTGTTCCTAGACGTTGGTAGTGGAGGGGGGCGCCACGCAGCATACATGGTTAAACAGGGGGCGGAGGGGGTCTGCTTAGACCTAGCTATCTCGATGCTGAAGCAAGCTAGGGAATTAGAGCCACGCCTACACTTAGTCAGAGGGGACATGAGGGAGCTACCGTTTAGAGAAGAGTGTTTTGACGCAGCCCTCTACATAGCCTCAATCCACCACGTCCCGACGAAGAGGCTTAGGCTAAAGGCTATGGCCGAGGCGAAGAGGGTGCTTAAGCCGCGTGGGCTCCTACTAGTCACCGCCTGGTCTAGGTGGCAGCTTAGCATGCTGGGAAGGATGCTTAAGGCCTGGCTCAGGGGCTCGCCGTGGTTCTTTGAGGCTGGAGACGTGGAGGTCCCATGGACGTACCGGGGGCGTAGGTACGTGAGGTTCTACCACCTATTTACTAAGCGTGAGCTAAGGCAGCTCGTCGAGGGGGTAGGCTTAAAGATCCACCTAGTTAAGGGCTTCTCGCCCAGGCCCTCGCTACTACCTCAGAACTACGTAGCCCTAGCCTCAAAGGAGGTAGGTGGGCATTCAGCGGCTGAGGAAGCCAGTTAG
- a CDS encoding tRNA uridine(34) 5-carboxymethylaminomethyl modification radical SAM/GNAT enzyme Elp3: MQRLRKPVRAMSGVTVVAVMSKPWPCPHGKCLYCFGGPPYTPQSYAGEEPALMRAIRCNFDPYSQVQARLRQYEALSHCPSKVELIIMGGTFPALPRDYQESFVAKCIDAMNRYPQPPAGEVGLEEAQLANEAALIRCVGLTLETRPDWARPSDVDFMLRLGATRVELGVQTIYDEVLAAVKRGHGVEEVVEATRVLKDAGVKVTYHMMIGLPGCTLDMDLKAFEEVFKNPDFRPDGLKIYPTLVVPGSELYEEWKKGNYAPPSEEGVVELLCRVKAALPRWVRVMRVQRDVPAPMIAAGVKTSNLREVVAKRMEELGLRCNCIRCREVGLTLLKRGERPDVNRLRLKRESYEASGGIEEFISIEDDEKDLLVGFIRLRIPSEKAHRPEVGAGAAIIRELHVYGPQVPIGTRLEEGWQHRGLGSQLVREAEEVAKGEYGARRVLVNAGVGARPYYRKLGYSRLSGSPYLVKEL, from the coding sequence ATTCAGCGGCTGAGGAAGCCAGTTAGGGCGATGTCCGGCGTCACGGTAGTGGCAGTGATGTCTAAGCCCTGGCCATGCCCCCACGGCAAGTGCCTATACTGCTTCGGCGGGCCACCATACACCCCTCAAAGCTATGCGGGGGAGGAGCCTGCCTTAATGAGGGCCATAAGGTGCAACTTCGATCCATACTCTCAAGTACAGGCGAGGCTGAGGCAGTACGAGGCATTAAGCCACTGCCCGAGCAAGGTCGAGTTGATAATCATGGGCGGTACCTTCCCCGCCCTCCCCAGGGACTATCAAGAGTCGTTCGTGGCTAAGTGCATAGACGCCATGAACAGGTACCCTCAGCCGCCAGCGGGCGAAGTTGGCTTAGAGGAGGCTCAGTTAGCTAACGAAGCAGCCTTGATACGATGCGTAGGCCTAACCCTAGAGACTAGGCCCGACTGGGCTAGGCCTAGCGACGTGGACTTCATGTTGAGGCTAGGAGCTACGAGGGTGGAGCTAGGGGTCCAAACAATCTACGACGAGGTCCTAGCGGCTGTTAAGAGGGGGCATGGGGTCGAGGAGGTGGTTGAAGCAACCAGGGTCTTAAAGGACGCCGGGGTAAAGGTGACGTACCACATGATGATAGGCCTGCCCGGCTGTACGCTAGACATGGACCTCAAGGCTTTCGAGGAGGTGTTCAAGAACCCAGACTTTAGGCCGGATGGGTTGAAGATCTACCCGACGCTCGTCGTGCCAGGCTCAGAGCTTTACGAGGAGTGGAAGAAGGGGAACTACGCGCCCCCTAGCGAGGAGGGGGTGGTCGAGCTTCTATGCCGAGTGAAGGCAGCGCTACCGAGGTGGGTGAGGGTGATGAGGGTTCAGCGCGACGTCCCAGCACCCATGATAGCCGCCGGGGTTAAGACGAGCAACCTTAGGGAGGTGGTGGCTAAGAGAATGGAGGAGCTCGGGCTAAGGTGCAACTGCATTAGATGTAGAGAGGTTGGCCTTACGCTACTTAAGCGAGGTGAGAGGCCTGACGTAAATAGGCTCAGGCTTAAGAGGGAGAGTTACGAAGCAAGCGGAGGGATTGAGGAGTTTATTTCCATTGAAGACGATGAGAAAGACCTCCTCGTAGGCTTCATTAGGCTAAGGATCCCCTCGGAGAAAGCCCACAGGCCCGAAGTAGGGGCGGGGGCCGCGATAATAAGAGAGCTTCACGTCTACGGCCCCCAAGTGCCTATAGGCACTAGGCTAGAGGAGGGGTGGCAGCATAGAGGGCTCGGCTCACAGCTAGTGAGGGAGGCTGAGGAAGTTGCTAAGGGGGAGTATGGTGCAAGGAGGGTCCTGGTCAACGCTGGCGTTGGCGCTAGACCCTACTATAGAAAGTTAGGTTACAGTAGGCTTAGCGGATCACCTTACCTGGTGAAGGAGCTCTAG
- the dph5 gene encoding diphthine synthase encodes MTLYLIGLGLCSAKSLSIEGLKAAMACDKVYVELYTSLMPHLELDELRSLIGKEVKKVGREELEGKWAGRLVEEARDIDVAILTPGDPFIATTHEALRLEALKRGVKVRVIHAASIASAISGATGLSFYKFGRPATVVYPEPGYVSEAAYDVVKENLERGLHTLLLLDLKAERGMYMTAREAIHILLSIDRGRREGILTENSLVVAVARAGCSDVAVRAGRAVKVAEYELGPPPHSLVVPGALHFIEKEALVLMAGASGEEIMAHEVKMAEVTKRLRGSRG; translated from the coding sequence TTGACCCTCTACCTTATAGGCCTCGGGCTCTGCAGTGCTAAGAGCCTCTCTATCGAGGGCCTCAAGGCAGCTATGGCATGCGACAAAGTGTACGTTGAGCTCTACACCAGCCTAATGCCACACCTCGAGCTAGATGAGCTGCGCAGCCTAATAGGTAAGGAGGTTAAGAAAGTGGGTAGGGAGGAGCTTGAGGGGAAGTGGGCGGGGAGGCTAGTTGAGGAGGCTAGAGACATAGATGTAGCCATCTTAACCCCGGGGGATCCCTTCATAGCCACTACCCACGAGGCCCTCCGCCTCGAAGCGTTGAAGAGGGGGGTGAAGGTGAGGGTTATTCACGCGGCCTCCATAGCTTCGGCTATCTCAGGGGCTACGGGGCTCTCCTTCTACAAGTTCGGCCGGCCGGCCACTGTCGTCTACCCGGAGCCTGGCTATGTCTCAGAGGCAGCTTACGACGTAGTTAAGGAGAACTTGGAGAGGGGCCTCCACACGCTACTCCTCCTAGACTTAAAGGCAGAGAGGGGGATGTACATGACGGCTCGCGAGGCAATACACATACTCCTAAGTATAGATCGAGGGAGGCGCGAGGGCATACTGACCGAGAACTCCTTAGTCGTAGCAGTAGCAAGGGCTGGGTGTAGCGACGTAGCTGTAAGAGCCGGCCGAGCCGTTAAGGTAGCTGAGTATGAGCTAGGACCGCCGCCTCACTCCCTAGTTGTCCCAGGGGCCCTCCACTTCATAGAGAAGGAGGCCTTAGTGTTGATGGCGGGCGCTTCTGGGGAGGAGATAATGGCCCACGAGGTCAAAATGGCGGAGGTGACGAAGAGGCTTAGAGGCTCTAGAGGCTGA